The following are from one region of the Tenacibaculum dicentrarchi genome:
- a CDS encoding Bax inhibitor-1/YccA family protein, with product MENSFNNKIRVGQLSVTDRVSFYKKTYAHVGLGVLLFIFFEYLLLQNASIVEFALSMTQGYKWLLLLGGFMLITNYAESTALKTTDKNLQYLAYSGYVFAEAFIFIPLIYMAISYTNNFEIIKQAGIVTLGLFAGISSIVFITKKDFSFIKAGLSIGFFIAIALLIAGTLFGFNLGLWFSVGMCVLAAGSILYQTSNLVHKFSTDDYIPAAIGLFASLMLLFWYVLQIFMSRD from the coding sequence AACAACAAAATTCGCGTAGGGCAATTATCAGTAACAGACCGCGTTTCTTTTTACAAAAAAACATACGCACACGTTGGTTTAGGCGTATTATTATTTATCTTTTTTGAATATTTATTATTGCAAAACGCCAGCATTGTCGAATTTGCATTATCAATGACACAAGGCTACAAGTGGCTGTTATTGCTCGGTGGTTTTATGCTAATAACCAATTATGCCGAAAGCACCGCCTTAAAAACAACTGACAAAAACTTACAATATTTAGCCTATTCCGGCTATGTATTTGCCGAAGCATTTATCTTTATTCCGTTAATTTACATGGCAATTTCATACACCAATAATTTTGAAATTATCAAGCAAGCAGGAATTGTAACCCTAGGATTATTTGCAGGAATTTCATCAATTGTATTTATCACCAAAAAAGATTTCTCCTTTATAAAAGCAGGTTTAAGTATTGGTTTTTTCATTGCCATTGCCTTATTAATTGCAGGAACATTATTTGGTTTTAACCTTGGTTTATGGTTTTCTGTAGGAATGTGCGTACTAGCTGCGGGGTCTATTTTATACCAAACCTCAAACCTTGTTCACAAATTTTCTACTGATGACTATATCCCTGCTGCCATTGGATTATTTGCTTCTTTAATGCTGTTATTTTGGTATGTTTTACAAATTTTTATGTCGAGAGATTAA